One segment of Mycolicibacterium baixiangningiae DNA contains the following:
- the lexA gene encoding transcriptional repressor LexA: MSDDSSDTRVGGGRRSTDAGLTERQRTILEVIRSSVTSRGYPPSIREIGDAVGLTSTSSVAHQLRTLERKGYLRRDPNRPRAVDVRLSDEPATPVVTTDVAGSDALPEPTYVPVLGRIAAGGPILAEEAVEDVFPLPRELVGEGSLFLLKVVGDSMVDAAICDGDWVVVRQQNVADNGDIVAAMIDGEATVKTFKRTRGQVWLMPHNPAFEPIPGNDAAVLGKVVTVIRKI, translated from the coding sequence ATGAGCGACGACAGCAGCGACACCCGGGTAGGCGGCGGGCGCCGGAGCACAGACGCCGGCCTGACCGAACGACAACGCACCATCCTCGAGGTCATCCGGTCCTCGGTGACCAGTCGCGGATACCCCCCGAGCATCCGGGAGATCGGCGATGCCGTCGGCCTGACGTCGACCTCGTCGGTCGCCCACCAGCTGCGCACCCTGGAGCGCAAGGGCTACCTGCGGCGTGACCCGAACCGGCCGCGTGCCGTCGACGTCCGGCTGTCCGACGAGCCGGCGACGCCCGTGGTCACCACCGACGTGGCGGGCAGCGACGCGCTACCCGAACCGACGTACGTGCCAGTGCTCGGGCGCATCGCGGCCGGCGGGCCGATCCTGGCGGAGGAAGCGGTCGAGGACGTGTTCCCCCTGCCGCGTGAGCTCGTCGGCGAGGGCTCGCTGTTCCTGCTCAAGGTCGTGGGTGACTCGATGGTCGACGCGGCGATCTGCGACGGCGACTGGGTCGTCGTGCGTCAGCAGAACGTCGCCGACAACGGCGACATCGTCGCGGCCATGATCGACGGCGAAGCCACGGTCAAGACCTTCAAGCGCACCCGCGGTCAGGTGTGGCTGATGCCGCACAACCCGGCGTTCGAACCCATTCCCGGCAACGACGCCGCCGTGCTGGGCAAGGTCGTCACCGTCATCCGCAAGATCTGA
- a CDS encoding PhzF family phenazine biosynthesis protein, protein MAIDVEVLRVFTDSDGNFGNPLGVVDAATVDSGDRQRIANELGYSETIFVDIPRSGATTAHIRIYTPATELPFAGHPTVGAAWWLRENGLPVRTLQVPAGIVQVGYEGDVTVVSARSDWAPEFAIHDLDSIEALAAADPADYPDDTQHYLWTWTDREAGHIRARMFAAHLGVPEDEATGAAAVRITDYLSRDLTIVQGKGSVIHTVWSPEGWVRIAGRVVSDGRHRHG, encoded by the coding sequence ATGGCCATCGACGTCGAGGTGCTGCGCGTGTTCACCGACTCCGACGGGAATTTCGGCAACCCGCTGGGCGTCGTGGACGCCGCCACAGTCGATTCGGGCGACCGGCAGCGTATCGCCAACGAATTAGGTTACAGCGAAACGATTTTCGTCGACATACCGCGGAGCGGCGCGACGACCGCGCACATCAGGATCTACACGCCCGCCACCGAGCTACCGTTCGCCGGTCATCCCACGGTCGGCGCGGCGTGGTGGCTGCGCGAGAACGGACTTCCGGTGCGCACGCTGCAGGTTCCGGCGGGAATCGTGCAAGTCGGCTACGAGGGGGATGTGACCGTCGTGAGTGCGCGCTCCGACTGGGCGCCGGAGTTCGCGATCCACGATCTGGACTCCATCGAGGCGTTGGCCGCCGCCGATCCGGCCGACTATCCCGACGACACCCAGCACTATCTGTGGACCTGGACCGATCGCGAGGCCGGACACATCAGGGCCCGCATGTTCGCCGCCCATCTCGGGGTGCCCGAGGACGAGGCGACCGGCGCCGCCGCTGTGCGCATCACCGATTACCTGAGCCGTGACCTGACGATTGTGCAGGGCAAGGGGTCGGTGATCCACACGGTCTGGAGCCCCGAGGGTTGGGTGCGAATCGCCGGCCGCGTGGTCAGCGACGGCCGGCACCGCCACGGCTGA
- the sthA gene encoding Si-specific NAD(P)(+) transhydrogenase codes for MQEYDLVVIGSGPGGQKAAIAAAKLGKSVAVIERGRMLGGVCVNTGTIPSKTLREAVVYLTGLSQRELYGSSYRVKDKITPADLLARTQHVIGKEIDVVRSQLMRNRIELYTGHARFVDEHTLLVDDPNRAERITVSGRYVVIATGTKPARPAGIEFDEDRVLDSDGILDLKIIPSSMVVVGAGVIGIEYASMFAALGTKVTVVEKRDAMLDFCDPEVVEALRFHLRDLAVTFRFGEEVTAVDVGSAGTVTTLASGKQIPAETVMYSAGRQGQTDHLDLENAGLEADNRGRIFVDDNYRTKVDHIYAVGDVIGFPALAATSMDQGRLAAYHAFGEPAKGMTEIQPIGIYSIPEVSYVGATEVELTKASVPYEVGVSRYRELARGQIAGDSYGMLKLLVSTEDLRLLGVHIFGTNATEMVHIGQAVMGCGGTVEYLVDAVFNYPTFSEAYKVAALDVMNKLRALSQFRS; via the coding sequence ATGCAGGAATACGACCTCGTCGTGATCGGATCGGGGCCGGGCGGGCAGAAGGCGGCGATTGCCGCGGCCAAGCTCGGCAAGTCGGTCGCGGTGATCGAACGGGGCCGGATGCTCGGCGGCGTGTGCGTCAACACCGGCACGATTCCATCGAAAACTTTGCGCGAAGCGGTGGTCTACCTGACCGGCCTGAGCCAGCGGGAACTGTACGGATCCAGCTACCGCGTCAAGGACAAGATCACGCCCGCCGACCTGCTGGCGCGCACCCAGCACGTGATCGGCAAGGAGATCGACGTGGTGCGCTCGCAGCTGATGCGCAACCGCATCGAGCTCTACACCGGGCACGCGCGCTTCGTCGACGAGCACACGCTGCTGGTGGATGATCCCAACCGCGCCGAGCGCATCACCGTCAGCGGCCGCTACGTCGTGATCGCGACCGGCACCAAACCGGCCCGTCCCGCCGGCATCGAGTTCGACGAGGACCGGGTGCTGGACTCAGACGGGATCCTGGACCTGAAGATCATCCCGTCGTCGATGGTGGTGGTGGGTGCCGGGGTGATCGGCATCGAGTACGCGTCGATGTTCGCCGCCCTGGGCACGAAGGTGACCGTGGTCGAGAAGCGCGACGCGATGCTCGACTTCTGCGATCCCGAGGTCGTCGAGGCGCTGCGGTTCCATCTGCGCGACCTGGCCGTCACGTTCCGCTTCGGCGAGGAGGTCACCGCTGTGGACGTCGGCTCGGCAGGCACGGTCACCACGCTGGCCAGCGGCAAGCAGATCCCCGCCGAGACCGTCATGTACTCGGCGGGCCGGCAGGGCCAGACCGATCACCTCGACCTGGAGAACGCCGGTCTGGAGGCCGACAACCGCGGCCGGATCTTCGTCGACGACAACTACCGCACCAAGGTCGACCACATCTACGCCGTCGGCGACGTGATCGGGTTCCCGGCGCTGGCCGCGACGTCGATGGATCAGGGCCGGCTCGCGGCCTACCACGCGTTCGGCGAACCGGCCAAGGGGATGACCGAGATCCAGCCGATCGGCATCTACTCCATTCCGGAGGTGTCCTACGTCGGAGCGACGGAGGTCGAACTGACCAAGGCCTCCGTGCCCTACGAGGTGGGGGTGTCGCGATACCGCGAACTGGCCCGGGGGCAGATCGCCGGCGACTCCTACGGCATGCTCAAGCTGCTGGTGTCCACCGAGGATCTGCGTTTGCTCGGCGTACACATCTTCGGGACCAACGCCACCGAGATGGTGCACATCGGACAGGCCGTGATGGGATGCGGCGGCACGGTCGAGTACCTCGTCGACGCCGTCTTCAACTACCCGACCTTTTCGGAGGCCTACAAGGTCGCCGCGCTCGACGTGATGAACAAGCTTCGGGCGCTGAGCCAGTTCCGCTCCTGA
- a CDS encoding DUF4192 domain-containing protein produces MTTSHYSGFELDRPGSLIAAVPAVLGFVPEMSLVLLTMDRGDLGCVLRIDLSEDMSEQVAHLAEVAAAAQPEGAVAVVVDEHGAGCHPCNDDYRELAELLMEELASWGIDLLGAHVVDRVAAGGRWHCADGCGRGGVIEDPSASPLAVAAVLDGRRLYTGRAELQAVIAADPLRSAALADAVAATAQRCSPMSDAEACAAIGEARAAAAHVADGGQLADEVAVRVGCALRDVRVRDTLFALAVGEDADRAEALWVSLARILPAPWRTEALVLLAYSAYARGDGPLAGVSLDAALRIDPVHRMASMLDQALQSGMRPEQIRELAVTGYRLAEQLGVRLPRRRQIRRRAG; encoded by the coding sequence ATGACGACATCGCATTACTCCGGATTCGAACTCGACCGCCCGGGCTCGCTGATCGCTGCCGTGCCCGCCGTCCTGGGCTTCGTGCCCGAGATGTCCCTGGTACTGCTCACCATGGACCGTGGCGATCTCGGATGTGTCCTGCGGATCGATCTGTCCGAGGACATGTCCGAGCAGGTCGCCCACCTCGCCGAAGTGGCCGCTGCCGCGCAACCCGAGGGCGCGGTCGCCGTGGTCGTCGACGAACACGGTGCGGGCTGCCACCCCTGCAACGACGACTACCGCGAGCTCGCCGAACTGCTGATGGAGGAACTGGCCTCCTGGGGCATCGACCTGCTCGGCGCCCACGTCGTCGACCGTGTCGCGGCGGGCGGGCGCTGGCACTGCGCGGACGGGTGCGGCCGTGGCGGTGTGATCGAGGATCCCTCGGCGTCGCCGCTGGCGGTGGCCGCGGTACTCGACGGGCGCCGGCTCTACACCGGCCGTGCCGAACTCCAGGCGGTGATCGCGGCCGACCCGCTGCGCAGTGCGGCGTTGGCGGACGCGGTCGCGGCGACCGCCCAGCGCTGCTCGCCGATGTCGGACGCCGAGGCCTGCGCGGCGATCGGCGAGGCGCGGGCCGCGGCAGCGCATGTCGCCGACGGGGGGCAGCTGGCCGACGAGGTCGCGGTGCGGGTGGGCTGCGCCCTGCGGGACGTACGCGTGCGCGACACGCTGTTCGCGCTCGCAGTGGGGGAGGACGCCGACCGGGCCGAGGCGCTGTGGGTGTCGCTGGCCCGCATCCTGCCCGCGCCGTGGCGCACGGAGGCGCTGGTGCTGCTGGCGTACTCCGCCTACGCGCGTGGAGATGGTCCGCTGGCCGGGGTGTCGCTGGACGCCGCCCTGCGCATCGATCCGGTCCACCGGATGGCGAGCATGCTGGATCAGGCGCTGCAGTCGGGGATGCGTCCGGAGCAGATCCGGGAACTGGCCGTCACCGGTTACCGGCTGGCCGAGCAGTTGGGTGTGCGGTTGCCGCGGCGCCGGCAGATACGGCGACGCGCGGGTTAG
- a CDS encoding alpha/beta fold hydrolase produces MTERTPNLRPVRDVTPTLHYRTIHGYRRAFRIAGEGPAILLIHGIGDNSTTWSTVQTTLAQRFTVIAPDLLGHGKSDKPRADYSVAAYANGMRDLLSVLDIDRVTVVGHSLGGGVAMQFAYQFPQFVDRLILVGAGGVTKDVNIALRAASLPMGTEALALLRLPMVLPALQVAGRVAGTMLGTTKMGRDLAEMMRILADLPEPTASSAFARTLRAVVDWRGQVVTMLDRCYLTESVPVQLIWGSHDSVIPVSHGRLAHAAMPGSRLEVFEGAGHFPFHDDPDQFVETVQRFIDSTEPATHDQELLRQLLRTGLSESAITGSVDTRVAVLDAMGSDERSAT; encoded by the coding sequence ATGACAGAGCGGACGCCCAACCTGCGCCCGGTGCGGGATGTGACGCCGACGCTGCACTACCGCACCATCCACGGCTACCGGCGGGCCTTCCGCATCGCCGGTGAGGGTCCGGCGATCCTGTTGATCCACGGCATCGGCGACAACTCCACAACGTGGAGCACCGTCCAGACCACACTCGCCCAGCGGTTCACCGTCATCGCACCCGACCTGCTCGGACACGGTAAGTCGGACAAACCCCGCGCCGACTACTCGGTCGCCGCCTACGCGAACGGGATGCGCGACCTGCTCAGCGTGCTCGACATCGACCGGGTGACTGTGGTCGGCCACTCCCTGGGCGGTGGGGTCGCCATGCAATTCGCCTACCAGTTCCCCCAATTCGTCGACCGGCTCATCCTCGTCGGCGCCGGTGGTGTCACCAAGGACGTCAACATCGCGTTGCGCGCCGCCTCGCTGCCGATGGGCACCGAGGCCCTCGCGCTGCTGCGGCTGCCGATGGTGTTGCCTGCGCTGCAGGTCGCCGGCCGCGTCGCGGGCACCATGCTGGGCACCACCAAGATGGGGCGCGACCTCGCCGAGATGATGCGCATCCTCGCCGATCTGCCCGAACCGACCGCGTCGTCGGCGTTCGCGCGGACCCTGCGCGCGGTGGTCGACTGGCGCGGCCAGGTGGTGACGATGCTGGACCGCTGTTACCTCACCGAATCCGTGCCGGTGCAGCTGATCTGGGGCAGCCACGATTCGGTGATCCCGGTGAGTCACGGCCGGCTGGCGCACGCCGCCATGCCCGGATCGCGGCTGGAGGTCTTCGAGGGCGCCGGGCACTTCCCCTTCCATGACGATCCGGACCAGTTCGTCGAGACCGTGCAGCGGTTCATCGATTCCACCGAACCCGCGACGCACGATCAGGAACTCCTGCGCCAGTTGCTGCGCACCGGACTGAGCGAATCGGCGATCACCGGATCCGTCGACACCCGCGTCGCGGTACTCGACGCGATGGGCAGCGACGAGCGCAGCGCGACCTGA
- the nrdR gene encoding transcriptional regulator NrdR translates to MHCPFCRHPDSRVVDSRETDEGQAIRRRRSCPECGRRFTTVETAVLAVVKRSGVTEPFSREKVIKGVRRACQGRQVDADALNLLAQQVEDAVRATGSPEVPSHEVGLAILGPLRDLDEVAYLRFASVYRSFESAADFEREIEALRAHRDVTTSG, encoded by the coding sequence ATGCACTGTCCGTTCTGTCGCCATCCCGATTCCCGTGTCGTCGATTCCCGGGAGACCGACGAAGGCCAGGCGATTCGACGCCGCAGGTCCTGCCCGGAGTGCGGCCGACGGTTCACCACGGTGGAGACGGCCGTGCTGGCAGTGGTCAAGCGCAGCGGTGTCACGGAGCCGTTCAGCCGCGAGAAGGTCATCAAGGGCGTGCGCCGGGCCTGTCAGGGCCGCCAGGTCGACGCCGATGCCCTCAACCTGCTCGCCCAGCAGGTCGAGGACGCGGTGCGTGCCACGGGTTCCCCCGAGGTGCCCAGTCACGAGGTCGGGCTGGCGATCCTCGGACCATTACGCGACCTCGACGAGGTGGCGTATCTCCGGTTCGCCTCGGTGTATCGATCCTTCGAATCCGCAGCCGATTTCGAGCGCGAGATCGAAGCGCTGCGGGCACACCGCGACGTCACGACGTCGGGCTGA
- a CDS encoding LysM peptidoglycan-binding domain-containing protein, whose translation MTILDVRETQQNPAAGGVRRTSDARRPRAGRPSGAPLRHRGNGVLMSRASHRRRPITPATTVLLALLAGGITVWLGLVANLGGLAGQQESVPAELAVVQVQTGESLHQVAQRVAPDAPVSAVVERIRELNRLDSAALDAGQTLIAPVG comes from the coding sequence ATGACGATCCTCGACGTGAGGGAGACCCAGCAGAATCCGGCTGCCGGCGGCGTCCGCCGGACGTCTGATGCCCGGCGGCCGCGGGCCGGGCGGCCCTCCGGGGCGCCCCTTCGGCACCGGGGCAACGGAGTGCTGATGTCACGCGCCTCGCACCGGCGCCGGCCCATCACACCCGCCACGACGGTGCTGCTGGCCCTGCTGGCCGGCGGCATCACGGTCTGGCTGGGTCTGGTGGCGAACCTGGGTGGTCTGGCGGGACAGCAGGAGTCGGTGCCCGCCGAACTGGCGGTGGTGCAGGTACAGACCGGTGAGAGTTTGCATCAGGTGGCACAGCGGGTCGCTCCCGACGCCCCGGTGAGCGCGGTCGTCGAGCGGATCCGGGAGCTCAACCGGCTGGACTCCGCGGCGCTGGACGCGGGCCAGACGCTGATCGCCCCGGTTGGCTGA
- a CDS encoding LGFP repeat-containing protein, whose amino-acid sequence MSGRRTLLHTALARVTVGLAVVVAAGLLFAPVAAADPATEANDAITAAYDGSGGPTGPLGVREGGVYPAGDGFGQNFAAGKMFFTPATGAHWMQGAVLEKYESLGGPADSDLGFPTIDEGPGRVGPDSRNATFSAADKPVIFWTPATGARVVRGALNAAWDRLGGSAGVLGVPAEDEVYRGDVVSQKFTGGQLSWNRRDKTFTTVPPELVDQLKDVTIPEDPTSVIAAARRAAGGALGPLGAKDGSQYPIGDDGAGQNYAGGKIFYTPQTGANVVTGQVLEKYESVGGPEGDLGFPTNSEADGGLGSNSRISTFAAEDQPVIFWTPDYGAVIVRGAMNAGWSKLDGANGPLGAPVADQTENGDVVTQRFSDGVLSYDRSTGRFTTEPANLAVQLAGLEVPGEEVPKAPADPQASADDDSGEWLSWQWNWWWLLALIPVLLIVGLLAGAALWRRRRGRGDDRFRDDEDVFDRALYQQTDRPDPGGAEDEHRRYPDNYGEPVTSVGFHDSPPDPPVTGSPWDLRDESADESASEEQRSAAGADDLFGGQDDPDSVDTAPTRIESPHGEDDPHPQSTLEEPSLPAPALSEPLAPDAFEPDAFEPEPPASEAFVGGVFIDDAPSGRHAAIEIDEPTPGRTAIHLPVDDSGAAPAGYPVKADTRTGLYWAPGSRGYDEVVAEIYFASEEFARTNGFVRGD is encoded by the coding sequence ATGAGCGGGCGGCGAACCCTGCTGCACACGGCGCTGGCGCGCGTGACGGTCGGTCTGGCGGTGGTGGTGGCGGCGGGTCTGTTGTTCGCGCCCGTGGCGGCGGCCGATCCGGCCACCGAGGCCAATGACGCGATCACAGCGGCCTATGACGGCAGCGGCGGTCCCACCGGCCCGCTCGGCGTGCGCGAAGGCGGTGTGTACCCCGCCGGCGACGGATTCGGCCAGAACTTCGCGGCGGGCAAGATGTTCTTCACCCCGGCCACTGGCGCCCACTGGATGCAGGGCGCCGTCCTCGAGAAGTACGAGTCGCTCGGCGGCCCGGCCGACAGTGACCTGGGCTTTCCGACCATCGACGAAGGCCCGGGACGGGTCGGGCCGGACAGCCGCAACGCGACCTTCTCCGCCGCCGACAAGCCGGTGATCTTCTGGACCCCGGCGACGGGTGCGCGGGTCGTGCGCGGTGCGCTCAACGCGGCGTGGGACCGGCTCGGCGGGTCGGCGGGAGTGCTGGGCGTCCCCGCGGAGGACGAGGTGTACCGCGGCGACGTGGTCTCACAGAAGTTCACCGGAGGGCAGCTGTCCTGGAACCGCAGGGACAAGACGTTCACGACGGTTCCGCCGGAGCTCGTCGACCAACTCAAGGATGTGACCATCCCGGAGGACCCGACGTCGGTGATCGCGGCCGCCCGGCGCGCCGCGGGAGGTGCGCTCGGGCCGCTGGGCGCCAAGGACGGGTCGCAATACCCGATCGGCGATGACGGGGCAGGCCAGAACTACGCCGGCGGCAAGATCTTCTACACCCCGCAGACCGGCGCGAACGTCGTCACCGGTCAGGTCCTCGAGAAGTACGAGAGCGTGGGCGGACCGGAAGGCGACCTGGGCTTTCCGACCAACAGCGAAGCCGACGGCGGACTGGGGTCCAACAGCCGGATCAGCACCTTCGCGGCGGAGGACCAGCCGGTCATCTTCTGGACTCCGGACTACGGTGCCGTCATCGTCCGCGGCGCGATGAATGCCGGGTGGTCCAAGCTCGACGGCGCCAATGGCCCGCTCGGCGCACCCGTGGCCGATCAGACCGAGAACGGTGACGTCGTCACCCAGCGATTCAGCGACGGCGTGCTGTCCTACGACCGGTCCACCGGCCGCTTCACCACCGAGCCCGCGAATCTGGCCGTTCAGCTCGCCGGTCTCGAGGTCCCCGGGGAAGAGGTGCCGAAGGCGCCCGCAGATCCGCAGGCCTCGGCCGACGACGACAGCGGCGAGTGGCTCAGCTGGCAGTGGAACTGGTGGTGGCTGCTGGCCCTGATCCCGGTGCTGCTCATCGTCGGGCTGCTGGCGGGTGCGGCGCTGTGGAGGCGACGTCGTGGGCGCGGGGACGACCGCTTCCGCGACGACGAGGATGTCTTCGACCGGGCGCTGTACCAGCAGACGGACCGGCCCGATCCGGGCGGCGCCGAAGATGAGCATCGTCGTTATCCCGACAACTACGGTGAGCCGGTGACCTCCGTCGGCTTCCACGATTCGCCGCCGGACCCCCCGGTGACCGGCAGCCCCTGGGACCTGCGGGACGAATCGGCCGACGAATCGGCCTCGGAGGAGCAGCGCTCGGCGGCGGGCGCCGACGATCTCTTCGGCGGACAGGACGATCCCGACTCGGTCGACACCGCTCCGACGCGCATCGAGAGTCCGCACGGTGAGGATGACCCGCATCCGCAGTCGACGCTGGAAGAGCCCTCGTTGCCGGCGCCCGCGCTGTCGGAACCGTTGGCACCGGACGCGTTCGAACCGGACGCGTTCGAACCGGAGCCTCCCGCATCGGAGGCGTTCGTCGGGGGGGTCTTCATCGACGACGCGCCCAGCGGTCGGCACGCGGCCATCGAGATCGACGAGCCGACCCCCGGCCGCACCGCGATTCATCTGCCCGTCGACGACTCGGGTGCGGCGCCGGCCGGCTACCCGGTGAAGGCGGACACCCGGACGGGTCTGTATTGGGCGCCCGGCAGCCGTGGCTATGACGAAGTGGTCGCCGAGATCTACTTCGCCAGTGAGGAATTCGCGCGGACCAACGGGTTCGTACGCGGCGACTGA
- a CDS encoding proteasome assembly chaperone family protein encodes MAAPEHPSTPEHPDIPLPDTPEQLYQPEQTGMYELEFPAPQLSAADGRGPVMIHALEGFSDAGHVVRLATAHLKNSLDTELVASFAIDELLDYRSRRPLMTFKTDHFSAYEEPELNLYAMHDTVGTPFLLLAGMEPDLRWERFITAVRLLAERLGVRQTIGLGSIPMAVPHTRPVTMTAHSNNKELIAEHTPWVGEVQVPASVSNLLEFRMAQHGHEVVGYTAYVPHYLSQTAYPPAAEALLAEVAKTAALQIPLAALGEAGAEVYTKINEQVEGSVEVAQVVTALERQYDAFVAAQENRSLLAHDEDLPSGDELGAEFERFLAQQASEKDKEDRYRDGFSDGEDRS; translated from the coding sequence ATGGCAGCACCAGAGCACCCGAGCACCCCCGAGCACCCGGACATCCCGCTCCCCGACACCCCCGAACAGCTGTATCAGCCCGAGCAGACCGGGATGTACGAGCTGGAGTTCCCCGCTCCGCAGCTGTCGGCGGCGGACGGCCGCGGGCCGGTGATGATCCATGCACTGGAAGGCTTCTCGGACGCGGGCCATGTCGTCCGGCTGGCGACCGCGCATCTCAAGAACAGCCTCGACACCGAACTGGTCGCGTCGTTCGCCATCGACGAACTCCTCGACTACCGGTCGCGACGGCCGCTGATGACGTTCAAGACCGACCACTTCTCGGCCTACGAGGAGCCCGAGCTCAACCTGTACGCCATGCACGACACCGTCGGGACGCCGTTCCTGCTGCTGGCGGGCATGGAGCCGGATCTGCGCTGGGAGCGGTTCATCACCGCGGTGCGGCTGCTGGCCGAGCGCCTCGGTGTCCGCCAGACCATCGGGCTCGGCTCCATTCCGATGGCGGTGCCCCACACCCGGCCGGTCACGATGACCGCGCACTCCAACAACAAAGAGCTGATCGCCGAGCACACCCCGTGGGTGGGCGAGGTGCAGGTGCCGGCGAGCGTGTCCAATCTGCTGGAGTTCCGGATGGCCCAGCACGGCCACGAGGTGGTCGGCTACACCGCGTACGTGCCGCACTATCTGTCCCAGACGGCCTATCCCCCGGCGGCCGAAGCGCTGCTCGCGGAGGTCGCCAAGACCGCCGCACTGCAGATCCCGCTGGCCGCGCTCGGCGAGGCCGGTGCCGAGGTGTACACCAAGATCAACGAACAGGTCGAGGGCAGCGTCGAAGTTGCTCAGGTGGTGACCGCACTGGAGCGCCAGTACGATGCGTTCGTCGCCGCTCAGGAGAACCGGTCGCTGCTCGCGCACGACGAAGACCTCCCCAGCGGTGACGAACTCGGCGCCGAATTCGAACGGTTCCTCGCTCAGCAGGCGAGCGAGAAGGACAAAGAGGACAGGTACCGGGACGGTTTCTCCGACGGCGAGGACCGTAGCTGA